The proteins below come from a single Malus domestica chromosome 03, GDT2T_hap1 genomic window:
- the LOC139194367 gene encoding uncharacterized protein, translating into MLMVYASGVITYLDSAHNFLQHEASLPCKTTHVNFLNKISICINPIGAPCNSTPSPSYFSWRSRNQLNSPKKWLCRMQDSIPSDDEYRSSRNIAISLFRRYRNVVDRGGGANLKEFISAGVNAYALGCTDEGLRKELVDMKESGVEIEGMHSYGGTTSLKSKIASEEVDECILWLSIIFITILCTPQPTIVRWSSTPPVSDEERLKWKGFCALIANAYYVRGMAWLPVKTLQLEQLAVVGQAEEPSVVASRMRLVFSTLEVVSPQWPRV; encoded by the exons ATGCTGATGGTGTATGCTTCAGGAGTTATTACGTATTTAGATTCTGCTCATAATTTTCTACAGCATGAGGCATCATTACCCTGCAAGACTACCCATGTGAATTTCTTGAACAAAATCTCAATTTGtattaacccaattggagctcCTTGTAACTCTACACCCTCTCCTTCTTACTTTTCGTGGAGAAGTCGAAATCAGCTAAACAGCCCCAAGAAATGGCTG TGCCGGATGCAGGATTCGATTCCATCAGACGATGAGTATCGATCATCGCGCAACATAGCTATCAGTTTATTTAGGCGGTACAGGAATGTGGTCGACCGTGGAGGAGGTGCCAACCTAAAA GAGTTCATCAGTGCCGGGGTGAATGCATATGCACTGGGGTGCACTGACGAGGGATTAAGAAAAGAACTTGTTGATATGAAGGAATCTGGTGTTGAAATTGAAGGAATGCACAGCTATGGTGGAACCACCAGTTTGAAATCCAAGATTGCTTCAGAGGAG GTTGATGAGTGCATTCTGTGGTTGAGCATTATATTCATCACCATATTGTGTACACCACAGCCAACAATAGTTAGATGGTCATCCACACCTCCAGTGTCGGACGAAGAAAGACTCAAATGGAAAGGCTTTTGTGCACTCATAGCAAATGCGTATTACGTGAGAGGAATGGCATG GCTTCCAGTAAAGACACTTCAACTAGAGCAATTGGCAGTGGTTGGACAAGCCGAGGAACCATCAGTTGTTGCAAGTCGAATGCGATTAGTTTTTAGCACGCTTGAG GTTGTGAGTCCACAATGGCCTAGAGTATAG
- the LOC103415904 gene encoding transcription factor bHLH122-like isoform X1 — MESDLHQHHDKPQQHINSSLTRYRSAPSSYFTNILDSEFCEPLFNRPSSPETERIFSRFLASEGGGNGGGGGGGGTEEIVSQHKVETQINNQQPQFMVPKVDDEVGVIQQQQSNLNNYSSVAQGFYQPSSKPPLPNQNLNEGAYSMGGSHLPSMKTSGDLANSNLIRHSSSPAGLFSNMNIDVAGYGTLRGMGNFGASNSTNEEASFSSASRLNNFSSGPPSTSGLMSPISEIGNKRMRSNSQDARGFGDGRGNNYVTGFPMESWDDSAILGDDTGFRDDDVKAYTGLSPSETQDVEAGNHPPTLLAHHLSLPKTSAEMAAIEKFLQFQDSVPCKIRAKRGCATHPRSIAERVRRTRISERMRKLQELVPNMDKQAHTSDMLDLAVEYIKDLQTQVQTLSENRAKCTCSNKQQ; from the exons ATGGAATCAGATCTTCACCAGCATCATGACAAACCCCAGCAGCATATTAACTCTAGCTTGACGCGCTACCGGTCAGCTCCCAGCTCATATTTCACAAACATTTTGGACTCAGAGTTTTGTGAGCCCTTGTTCAATCGGCCTTCTAGCCCTGAAACCGAGAGGATTTTCTCCCGGTTTCTGGCTAGTGAAGGTGGTGGTAAtggaggaggaggtggtggtggaggaaCAGAAGAAATTGTATCACAACACAAAGTTGAAACACAGATTAATAATCAGCAACCACAATTTATGGTGCCTAAGGTTGATGATGAAGTGGGGGTGATTCAGCAGCAGCAGAGCAATTTGAACAACTATTCATCTGTTGCTCAAGGATTTTACCAGCCGTCGTCGAAACCGCCTTTGCCTAATCAGAACTTGAATGAAGGAGCTTATTCAATGGGGGGAAGTCACTTGCCTTCTATGAAAACCAGTGGTGATCTCGCAAATTCCAATCTAATTCGGCATAGTAGCTCGCCTGCTGGATTGTTCTCCAATATGAACATTGATG TGGCAGGCTATGGTACATTGAGAGGAATGGGAAACTTCGGAGCAAGTAATAGCACTAATGAAGAAGCATCTTTTTCTTCTGCGAGCAGGTTGAACAATTTCTCTTCAGGGCCACCATCTACATCGGGGCTAATGAGTCCGATTTCTGAAATTGGGAACAAAAGAATGCGATCGAATAGTCAAGATGCTCGGGGTTTTGGGGATGGCCGTGGTAACAATTATGTGACTGGTTTCCCAATGGAGTCATGGGATGACTCTGCGATTTTGGGTGATGATACAGGCTTTAGGGATGACGATGTGAAAGCATACACTGGTTTAAGTCCATCTGAAACTCAG GATGTGGAGGCCGGAAATCATCCTCCTACACTTCTAGCTCATCACTTGAGCTTGCCAAAAACATCCGCGGAGATGGCTGCCATTGAAAAGTTTTTACAGTTCCAAGATTCTGTTCCTTGTAAGATTCGAGCAAAGCGGGGCTGCGCCACACACCCAAGAAGCATTGCTGAGAGG GTGAGAAGAACCCGAATTAGCGAACGAATGAGGAAACTGCAAGAGCTTGTACCAAACATGGACAAG CAAGCACACACTTCCGACATGTTGGATTTGGCTGTTGAGTACATTAAAGACCTTCAAACTCAAGTCCAG ACGCTCTCCGAAAATCGTGCCAAGTGTACTTGCTCAAACAAGCAGCAGTAG
- the LOC103415940 gene encoding histone H3.2: MARTKQTARKSTGGKAPRKQLATKAARKSAPATGGVKKPHRFRPGTVALREIRKYQKSTELLIRKLPFQRLVREIAQDFKTDLRFQSSAVSALQEAAEAYLVGLFEDTNLCAIHAKRVTIMPKDIQLARRIRGERA, from the coding sequence ATGGCTCGTACCAAGCAGACTGCTCGCAAGTCCACCGGAGGAAAGGCACCAAGGAAGCAGCTGGCAACTAAGGCTGCTCGGAAATCTGCTCCGGCGACCGGAGGAGTGAAAAAGCCTCACCGCTTCAGGCCGGGAACCGTGGCCCTGAGggagatcaggaagtaccagAAGAGCACTGAGCTCCTGATCCGCAAGCTGCCGTTCCAGAGGCTGGTGAGGGAGATCGCACAGGACTTCAAGACCGATTTGAGGTTCCAGAGCAGCGCCGTGTCGGCGCTCCAGGAGGCGGCGGAGGCGTACTTGGTGGGGCTGTTTGAGGACACCAATCTGTGTGCCATTCATGCCAAGAGGGTCACCATTATGCCCAAGGACATCCAGCTTGCTCGTAGGATTAGGGGTGAGAGGGCTTAA
- the LOC139194366 gene encoding uncharacterized protein, which produces MELSHQDFPFAGFSAARVTLTPIPTPSSSRRLSSSFNERNRPVPACRKLAWVNLEGRMVNADEASSAGTIKGGLRPEQAAAWELFSPFQRFLFVAVISAAAAESKKNRHISKLKKSVELRDQILSSMQQKLDSLCEQMNNIKDHSGTLVPSTLESAELQRNESFGSHKIKFVDCGCWLCDQHRDLPNGLVDNNAEKASDGDRILLYKMSLPNAQEQEERRMSDLSDLASSVTSAADIQLNTLAIEQDIYNLKKDCEERDGTIQELTTLLQSSESAGSKRISELEDIIRRKNSTITRLKRDMVVLEQKVVHLTRLQRPSFSSSNAHDDDRKIPHLMDNLVYDMDSTTSPSSSDSDCSPVIRSPAPPVAKTPEVPQILDPVPTTQEPEPGKASTSKVKPTDSRIKSQPLNPLKEITMNSRQVHSVSKNYQPMSPKSQPISPIKRSNSTQFSRPRPISAGGDSKKIIRKRSTSGRKDATPQKRWA; this is translated from the exons ATGGAACTATCCCACCAAGACTTTCCCTTCGCCGGCTTCAGCGCGGCTCGGGTCACATTAACCCCAATCCCCACGCCCTCCTCCTCGCGCCGCCTCTCCAGCAGCTTCAATGAGCGGAACCGCCCCGTGCCGGCTTGCCGGAAGCTGGCCTGGGTCAACCTCGAAGGCCGGATGGTCAATGCCGACGAGGCCAGCTCGGCTGGAACCATTAAGGGTGGCTTGAGACCAGAGCAAGCCGCGGCTTGGGAGCTGTTTAGCCCCTTCCAGAGGTTCCTCTTCGTCGCCGTGATAAGCGCCGCCGCCGCTGAATCGAAGAAAAACCGCCACATTTCGAAGCTGAAAAAATCTGTGGAACTTAGG GATCAAATATTATCAAGCATGCAGCAGAAGCTTGACAGCCTTTGCGAGCAGATGAATAACATTAAGGATCACTCAGGAACTCTTGTTCCTTCCACCCTCGAAAGCGCAGAATTGCAACGCAACGAATCTTTTGGTTCCCATAAAATCAAATTTGTTGATTGTGGTTGTTGGCTCTGTGATCAACATCGTGACCTTCCAAATGGGTTGGTG GATAACAATGCTGAGAAAGCCTCCGATGGGGATCGGATACTACTATATAAAATGTCTCTGCCAAATGCACAAGAGCAAGAGGAGCGCCGTATGTCAGATTTATCAGACTTGGCCTCAAGTGTCACTTCTGCTGCAGACATCCAG CTAAACACCTTAGCTATTGAACAAGACATATACAATCTCAAGAAGGATTGTGAAGAGAGAGATGGAACCATACAGGAGCTAACCACATTACTCCAGTCATCTGAAAGTGCCGGTTCAAAG AGGATTTCGGAGTTAGAAGACATAATACGTAGGAAGAACTCGACGATTACAAGACTAAAGAGGGACATGGTAGTTCTAGAACAAAAG GTAGTGCACCTTACAAGGCTTCAGAGACCCTCTTTCTCTTCCTCAAACGCACATGATGACGATAGAAAAATTCCGCACTTGATGGACAACCTCGTTTATGATATGGATAGTACAACTAGCCCTTCATCTTCCGATTCAGACTGCTCTCCAGTGATTCGATCACCAGCTCCTCCTGTTGCTAAAACTCCAGAGGTTCCTCAGATCCTTGACCCTGTTCCAACAACCCAGGAACCAGAGCCCGGAAAAGCGTCAACTTCGAAGGTGAAACCAACTGACAGTCGCATAAAATCCCAACCACTGAATCCTCTGAAAGAGATCACCATGAATTCAAGGCAAGTACATTCAGTGAGCAAAAATTATCAACCAATGAGTCCGAAATCTCAACCAATAAGCCCCATCAAGAGATCGAATAGCACTCAATTTTCAAGGCCAAGGCCGATATCAGCTGGTGGGGATTCGAAAAAGATCATTCGAAAACGTTCTACATCCGGACGAAAGGATGCTACTCCACAGAAGAGATGGGCATAG
- the LOC103415904 gene encoding transcription factor bHLH130-like isoform X2 — MESDLHQHHDKPQQHINSSLTRYRSAPSSYFTNILDSEFCEPLFNRPSSPETERIFSRFLASEGGGNGGGGGGGGTEEIVSQHKVETQINNQQPQFMVPKVDDEVGVIQQQQSNLNNYSSVAQGFYQPSSKPPLPNQNLNEGAYSMGGSHLPSMKTSGDLANSNLIRHSSSPAGLFSNMNIDGYGTLRGMGNFGASNSTNEEASFSSASRLNNFSSGPPSTSGLMSPISEIGNKRMRSNSQDARGFGDGRGNNYVTGFPMESWDDSAILGDDTGFRDDDVKAYTGLSPSETQDVEAGNHPPTLLAHHLSLPKTSAEMAAIEKFLQFQDSVPCKIRAKRGCATHPRSIAERVRRTRISERMRKLQELVPNMDKQAHTSDMLDLAVEYIKDLQTQVQTLSENRAKCTCSNKQQ, encoded by the exons ATGGAATCAGATCTTCACCAGCATCATGACAAACCCCAGCAGCATATTAACTCTAGCTTGACGCGCTACCGGTCAGCTCCCAGCTCATATTTCACAAACATTTTGGACTCAGAGTTTTGTGAGCCCTTGTTCAATCGGCCTTCTAGCCCTGAAACCGAGAGGATTTTCTCCCGGTTTCTGGCTAGTGAAGGTGGTGGTAAtggaggaggaggtggtggtggaggaaCAGAAGAAATTGTATCACAACACAAAGTTGAAACACAGATTAATAATCAGCAACCACAATTTATGGTGCCTAAGGTTGATGATGAAGTGGGGGTGATTCAGCAGCAGCAGAGCAATTTGAACAACTATTCATCTGTTGCTCAAGGATTTTACCAGCCGTCGTCGAAACCGCCTTTGCCTAATCAGAACTTGAATGAAGGAGCTTATTCAATGGGGGGAAGTCACTTGCCTTCTATGAAAACCAGTGGTGATCTCGCAAATTCCAATCTAATTCGGCATAGTAGCTCGCCTGCTGGATTGTTCTCCAATATGAACATTGATG GCTATGGTACATTGAGAGGAATGGGAAACTTCGGAGCAAGTAATAGCACTAATGAAGAAGCATCTTTTTCTTCTGCGAGCAGGTTGAACAATTTCTCTTCAGGGCCACCATCTACATCGGGGCTAATGAGTCCGATTTCTGAAATTGGGAACAAAAGAATGCGATCGAATAGTCAAGATGCTCGGGGTTTTGGGGATGGCCGTGGTAACAATTATGTGACTGGTTTCCCAATGGAGTCATGGGATGACTCTGCGATTTTGGGTGATGATACAGGCTTTAGGGATGACGATGTGAAAGCATACACTGGTTTAAGTCCATCTGAAACTCAG GATGTGGAGGCCGGAAATCATCCTCCTACACTTCTAGCTCATCACTTGAGCTTGCCAAAAACATCCGCGGAGATGGCTGCCATTGAAAAGTTTTTACAGTTCCAAGATTCTGTTCCTTGTAAGATTCGAGCAAAGCGGGGCTGCGCCACACACCCAAGAAGCATTGCTGAGAGG GTGAGAAGAACCCGAATTAGCGAACGAATGAGGAAACTGCAAGAGCTTGTACCAAACATGGACAAG CAAGCACACACTTCCGACATGTTGGATTTGGCTGTTGAGTACATTAAAGACCTTCAAACTCAAGTCCAG ACGCTCTCCGAAAATCGTGCCAAGTGTACTTGCTCAAACAAGCAGCAGTAG